In Janthinobacterium sp. 67, a genomic segment contains:
- a CDS encoding LysR family transcriptional regulator yields the protein MTTSIAWEYYRSLLAVLKHGSLSGAARALAITQPTVGRHIAALEQALGATLFTRSQLGLLPTEVALALRPHAETMEHTAALMERAASGQGQGVAGVVRIAASEVVGVEVLPPILARLRARHPGLVIELVLSNKVQDLLRREADIAVRMLRPRQEQLVARKVGEIELGLHAHADYLARHGAPLALGDLAQHAVIGYDEASPFVRNAGAAFNGFTRENFAWRCDSDLAQLALIRAGAGIGVCQAGLAARDPALRRVLPQAFSLPMETWVTMHEDLRGSLRCRATFDALAEGLQAYVAGQQEP from the coding sequence ATGACTACCTCGATTGCCTGGGAATACTACCGTTCGCTGCTGGCCGTGCTCAAGCACGGTTCACTGTCCGGCGCGGCACGCGCGCTGGCCATCACGCAACCGACCGTCGGCCGGCATATCGCCGCGCTCGAGCAGGCGCTGGGCGCGACCCTGTTCACGCGCTCCCAGCTGGGCTTGCTACCGACGGAAGTGGCCCTGGCGCTGCGGCCCCATGCGGAAACCATGGAACATACGGCCGCCCTGATGGAACGCGCCGCCAGCGGCCAGGGGCAGGGCGTTGCCGGTGTCGTGCGCATCGCGGCAAGCGAGGTGGTGGGCGTGGAGGTGCTGCCGCCCATACTGGCGCGCCTGCGCGCACGCCATCCGGGCCTGGTCATTGAATTGGTGCTGAGCAACAAGGTGCAGGATTTGCTGCGCCGGGAAGCGGACATCGCCGTGCGCATGCTGCGTCCGCGCCAGGAGCAGCTGGTGGCGCGCAAGGTGGGCGAGATCGAGCTGGGCCTGCATGCGCACGCGGATTACCTGGCGCGCCATGGCGCGCCTTTGGCATTGGGCGATCTGGCGCAGCATGCCGTCATCGGCTACGATGAGGCGAGTCCCTTCGTGCGCAATGCGGGCGCCGCTTTCAACGGATTTACGCGGGAAAATTTTGCCTGGCGCTGCGACAGCGACCTGGCGCAACTGGCCCTGATACGGGCAGGCGCCGGCATCGGCGTATGCCAGGCGGGGCTGGCGGCGCGCGATCCGGCCCTGCGGCGCGTATTGCCGCAAGCGTTTTCGCTGCCGATGGAAACCTGGGTCACCATGCATGAAGACTTGCGCGGCAGCCTGCGCTGCCGCGCCACCTTCGACGCGCTGGCCGAAGGTTTGCAGGCTTACGTGGCAGGACAGCAAGAACCGTAG
- a CDS encoding cell division protein ZapA, with protein MPRVDVNIMGQSYSMVCRDGEERALREAAIYLDSKMKAIRDAGKVKGNDRIAVLAALGVAAEFLSVKSPQGPLSELTILEVKQKISAMHTVLDSALTPQENLF; from the coding sequence ATGCCGCGTGTCGATGTCAATATCATGGGCCAGTCCTACAGCATGGTGTGCCGCGACGGCGAAGAGCGCGCGCTGCGCGAAGCGGCGATCTATCTCGATAGCAAAATGAAAGCCATCCGCGACGCGGGCAAGGTCAAGGGCAACGACCGCATCGCCGTGCTGGCCGCCCTGGGCGTGGCCGCGGAGTTCCTCTCCGTGAAGTCGCCGCAAGGTCCGCTGTCCGAATTGACGATCCTGGAAGTGAAGCAGAAAATCTCGGCCATGCACACGGTATTGGATAGCGCTTTGACGCCCCAGGAAAACCTTTTTTAA
- the lgt gene encoding prolipoprotein diacylglyceryl transferase — MLIHPMPDPIAIQIGPLAVHWYGLMYVLAFALFIILGRVRIKQPHIAVLGWKKEDLDDMLFYGMLGVVIGGRLGEVLFYRPEYFMHNPLEIFMVWHGGMSFHGGFLGVILAMYLWSRKAGRNLFDVLDFIAPLVPLGYAAGRLGNFINAELPGRIAPETLPWAMQWPGIPYPVHPSPIYQMLVDGILVFIILWLFARKQRPRMAVGAMFTLLYGCARFFTEYFRTPDWEVVWLGVPITSGQMLSLPMIVGAIALLVWAYKSQVMGTPPTKARPANT, encoded by the coding sequence ATGCTGATACACCCGATGCCCGACCCGATAGCCATCCAGATCGGCCCGCTCGCCGTGCACTGGTACGGCCTGATGTACGTGCTGGCCTTTGCCCTGTTCATTATCCTGGGCAGAGTGCGCATCAAGCAGCCGCACATCGCCGTACTGGGCTGGAAGAAGGAAGACCTCGATGACATGCTGTTCTACGGCATGCTGGGCGTGGTGATCGGCGGGCGCCTGGGCGAAGTACTGTTCTACCGTCCCGAATACTTCATGCACAATCCGCTCGAGATCTTCATGGTCTGGCATGGCGGCATGTCCTTCCATGGCGGCTTCCTCGGCGTCATCCTGGCCATGTACCTGTGGAGCCGCAAGGCGGGCCGCAACCTGTTCGACGTGCTCGACTTCATCGCGCCGCTGGTGCCGCTCGGCTACGCGGCCGGCCGCCTGGGCAACTTCATCAATGCCGAACTGCCGGGCCGCATCGCGCCGGAAACCCTGCCGTGGGCCATGCAGTGGCCCGGCATTCCGTATCCCGTGCACCCGTCGCCGATCTACCAGATGCTGGTCGACGGCATTTTGGTGTTCATCATCCTGTGGCTGTTTGCGCGCAAGCAGCGCCCGCGCATGGCCGTGGGCGCCATGTTTACCCTGCTGTACGGCTGCGCGCGCTTCTTCACCGAATACTTCCGCACGCCGGACTGGGAAGTCGTGTGGCTGGGCGTGCCGATCACGTCGGGCCAGATGCTGTCCCTGCCGATGATCGTCGGCGCCATCGCCCTGCTGGTGTGGGCGTACAAAAGCCAGGTGATGGGCACGCCGCCCACCAAGGCCCGCCCGGCCAACACGTAA
- a CDS encoding EVE domain-containing protein, which produces MKQYWLMKSEPDEVSIDDLMAAPRHTMPWFGVRNYQARNFMRDGMQPGDGVLFYHSSCPQPGVAGVAEVASGAYPDHSQFEAGGKYFDPKATQEQPRWISVDVRGLKKTALLPLSEMRQMPELEDMLLLKKGSRLSITPVTPAQWKVITNKLKV; this is translated from the coding sequence ATGAAACAATATTGGCTGATGAAATCCGAACCCGATGAAGTGAGCATCGACGACCTGATGGCCGCGCCCCGGCACACCATGCCGTGGTTCGGCGTGCGCAACTACCAGGCGCGCAACTTCATGCGCGATGGCATGCAGCCGGGCGATGGCGTGCTGTTCTATCACTCGAGCTGCCCGCAGCCGGGCGTGGCGGGCGTGGCCGAAGTGGCCAGCGGCGCCTATCCCGATCACAGCCAGTTTGAAGCGGGCGGCAAATACTTCGACCCGAAGGCCACGCAGGAACAGCCGCGCTGGATCAGCGTCGACGTGCGGGGCCTGAAGAAGACGGCGCTGCTGCCCCTGTCCGAAATGCGCCAGATGCCGGAACTGGAAGACATGCTGCTGTTGAAGAAGGGCAGCCGGCTGTCGATCACGCCCGTGACGCCGGCGCAATGGAAAGTGATTACCAATAAGCTGAAAGTTTAG
- a CDS encoding c-type cytochrome: MKRFMLVSVLTVSALASQAALANPDLAKAKNCMACHAVSTKLVGPAYKDVAAKYAGQKDAEAKLVAKVMKGGSGTWGAIPMPANPQVSEAEAHTLVKWVLAQK, encoded by the coding sequence ATGAAACGTTTTATGTTGGTGAGTGTATTGACCGTATCGGCTCTGGCATCGCAAGCAGCGTTGGCCAATCCGGACCTGGCGAAGGCAAAAAACTGCATGGCTTGCCACGCGGTGAGCACGAAACTGGTGGGTCCTGCGTATAAAGACGTGGCGGCCAAGTATGCCGGTCAAAAGGATGCGGAAGCCAAGCTCGTGGCGAAAGTCATGAAGGGCGGTTCCGGCACCTGGGGTGCGATCCCGATGCCAGCGAACCCGCAAGTGAGCGAGGCGGAAGCCCACACCCTGGTTAAATGGGTACTGGCACAGAAATAA
- a CDS encoding DNA polymerase III subunit chi → MSRVDFHSNVPDKLAYACRLARKAYMAGNKVVVLVADSAQLDALNSAMWTISATDFLPHVLAGDPLAAQTPIILTDDETAELPHHDILVNLSQLPPANYAQFQRVFEIVSMDEQDAQAGRQRFLHYRQQNVQPTHFVAGKT, encoded by the coding sequence ATGAGCCGCGTCGATTTTCACAGCAACGTGCCGGACAAGCTGGCCTATGCCTGCCGCCTGGCACGCAAGGCCTATATGGCTGGCAACAAGGTTGTCGTGCTGGTGGCCGACAGCGCCCAGCTCGACGCCTTGAACAGCGCCATGTGGACCATTTCCGCCACGGATTTCCTGCCGCACGTGCTGGCCGGCGATCCGCTGGCGGCGCAAACGCCCATCATCCTGACCGATGACGAAACGGCCGAGCTGCCGCACCACGACATCCTCGTCAACCTGTCGCAGTTGCCGCCCGCCAACTACGCGCAATTCCAGCGCGTCTTCGAGATCGTTTCCATGGATGAGCAAGATGCGCAGGCGGGCCGCCAGCGCTTCCTGCACTACCGCCAGCAGAACGTGCAGCCGACCCACTTCGTGGCAGGCAAGACATGA
- a CDS encoding GGDEF domain-containing protein: protein MYGAPLLLAMSSVTHEHPSRTLQWLDAVQVLLATYLAYTAIFSVSPFDQRSIAPIPASLLVLTYNVENLALACCASLRLLAHRRDGGQGRFYLLLTVFLWCYAGCAAAYNYLTLHGVTQAWSEVLPSLPFLLLVLLSKGGPAARSGPESARAQQAPQKLTLLIDNFSPIFFTAALLGLGFAVMRAHFYLAAASLFVALLVHALRSATLQSRYMQSELALRAAHDKLEKLSLTDGLTGIANRRCFDQTLQLEWQRAARNHQGLALLIIDIDFFKSLNDTFGHPYGDACLVRIAAALHSALPRASDLAARFGGEEFAAILPATDHAGALAVAHKMQEAIAAAAIVHAPSRGGLVTASIGLALNDGGQTPEQLLAAADQALYRAKQNGRNRVEG, encoded by the coding sequence ATGTATGGCGCGCCCCTGCTGCTGGCCATGTCGTCCGTGACGCACGAGCATCCCTCGCGCACGCTGCAATGGCTGGACGCCGTGCAGGTGCTGCTGGCGACTTACCTGGCCTATACGGCCATCTTTTCCGTGTCGCCCTTCGACCAGCGCTCGATCGCGCCGATTCCCGCCAGCCTGCTGGTGCTGACCTACAACGTGGAAAACCTGGCCCTGGCCTGTTGCGCTTCGCTGCGCCTGCTGGCGCACCGCCGCGATGGCGGGCAAGGCCGCTTTTACCTGCTGCTGACGGTGTTCTTGTGGTGCTATGCGGGCTGCGCTGCCGCGTATAACTATCTGACCTTGCATGGCGTGACGCAAGCGTGGAGCGAAGTACTGCCGAGCCTGCCGTTCCTGCTGCTGGTGCTGCTGTCCAAGGGCGGCCCGGCGGCGCGGTCCGGGCCGGAAAGCGCCCGGGCGCAGCAAGCCCCGCAAAAGCTGACCCTGCTGATCGACAATTTCAGCCCCATCTTCTTTACGGCCGCCCTGCTGGGCCTGGGCTTTGCCGTCATGCGCGCGCATTTCTACCTGGCGGCGGCGTCGCTGTTCGTCGCGCTGCTGGTCCACGCATTGCGCTCGGCCACCCTGCAAAGCCGCTACATGCAAAGCGAACTGGCCTTGCGCGCCGCGCATGACAAACTGGAAAAGCTGTCGCTGACGGACGGCTTGACGGGCATCGCCAACCGGCGCTGCTTCGACCAGACCCTGCAGCTGGAATGGCAGCGCGCCGCGCGCAACCATCAAGGGCTGGCGCTGCTGATCATCGATATCGATTTCTTCAAAAGCCTCAACGACACCTTCGGCCACCCGTATGGCGACGCCTGCCTGGTGCGGATCGCGGCCGCCCTGCACTCGGCGCTGCCGCGCGCCAGCGACCTGGCTGCCCGCTTCGGCGGCGAGGAATTTGCCGCCATCCTGCCCGCCACCGACCACGCGGGCGCGCTGGCCGTGGCGCACAAGATGCAGGAAGCGATCGCCGCCGCCGCCATCGTCCACGCGCCGTCGCGCGGCGGCCTCGTGACGGCCAGCATCGGCCTGGCCTTGAATGATGGAGGACAGACGCCGGAACAATTGCTGGCCGCCGCCGACCAGGCCCTGTACCGGGCCAAGCAGAATGGCCGCAACCGGGTCGAGGGCTAA
- the ilvD gene encoding dihydroxy-acid dehydratase: protein MPQYRSRTTTHGRNMAGARALWRATGMKDGDFDKPIIAVVNSFTQFVPGHVHLKDLGQMVAREIEKAGGVAKEFNTIAVDDGIAMGHGGMLYSLPSRDLIADSVEYMVNAHCADAMVCISNCDKITPGMLMAAMRINIPVVFISGGPMEAGKVVKVVNGSQKIIKLDLVDAMIKAGDSSVSDADVAEIERSACPTCGSCSGMFTANSMNCLTEALGLALPGNGTILATHSDRQQLFLRAGRLIVELAKRHYEQDDYSVLPRSIATKAAFENAMALDVSMGGSTNTVLHLLAAAHEAEVEFTMADIDRISRKVPCLCKVAPMTDKYHIEDVHRAGGIVGILGELARAGLLNTTLPTIHAPTLADAIAQNDIKCTDDPAVHELFRAAPGGVPTQTAFSQSERFAAVDTDRSTGCIRDKAHAYSQDGGLAVLYGNLAEKGCIVKTAGVDESILKFSGKARVFESQDSAVEAILADTVHEGDVVIIRYEGPKGGPGMQEMLYPTSYIKSKGLGKACALFTDGRFSGGSSGLVIGHASPEAAEGGAIGLVEEGDFIDIDIPERRINLRVTDAELAARRAAMEAKGDAAWLPVNRDRYVSQALQAYAALTTSADRGAVRDLSQLKKR, encoded by the coding sequence ATGCCGCAATACCGCTCCCGCACCACCACCCACGGCCGCAACATGGCTGGCGCCCGCGCCCTGTGGCGCGCCACCGGCATGAAGGACGGCGACTTCGACAAGCCGATCATCGCCGTCGTCAACTCGTTCACCCAGTTCGTGCCCGGCCACGTGCACCTGAAGGACCTGGGCCAGATGGTGGCGCGCGAAATCGAAAAGGCCGGCGGCGTGGCCAAGGAATTCAACACCATCGCCGTCGATGACGGCATCGCCATGGGCCACGGCGGCATGCTGTATTCGCTGCCCTCGCGCGACCTGATCGCCGACTCCGTCGAATACATGGTCAACGCCCACTGCGCCGACGCCATGGTCTGCATCTCGAACTGCGACAAGATCACGCCGGGCATGCTGATGGCCGCCATGCGCATCAATATCCCCGTCGTCTTCATCTCGGGCGGCCCGATGGAAGCGGGCAAGGTCGTCAAGGTCGTCAACGGCAGCCAGAAGATCATCAAGCTGGACCTGGTCGACGCCATGATCAAGGCGGGCGACAGCAGCGTGTCCGACGCCGACGTGGCGGAAATCGAACGCTCGGCCTGTCCTACCTGCGGTTCCTGCTCCGGCATGTTTACGGCCAACTCGATGAACTGCCTGACCGAAGCGCTGGGCCTGGCCCTGCCCGGCAACGGCACCATCCTGGCCACGCACTCGGACCGCCAGCAGCTGTTCCTGCGCGCGGGCCGTTTGATCGTGGAACTGGCCAAGCGCCACTACGAGCAGGATGATTATTCGGTGCTGCCACGCTCGATCGCCACCAAGGCGGCGTTTGAAAACGCGATGGCGCTCGACGTCTCCATGGGCGGCTCGACCAACACCGTGCTGCACTTGCTGGCCGCCGCGCACGAGGCGGAAGTGGAATTCACGATGGCCGACATCGACCGCATCTCGCGCAAGGTACCGTGCCTGTGCAAGGTGGCGCCGATGACGGACAAATACCATATCGAAGACGTGCACCGCGCGGGCGGCATCGTGGGCATCCTGGGCGAACTGGCGCGCGCCGGCCTGCTCAACACCACTCTGCCGACCATCCATGCGCCGACCCTGGCCGACGCCATCGCGCAAAACGACATCAAGTGCACGGACGACCCTGCCGTGCACGAACTGTTCCGCGCCGCCCCGGGCGGCGTGCCGACGCAGACGGCGTTCTCGCAGTCGGAGCGTTTCGCGGCCGTCGACACGGACCGCAGCACGGGCTGCATCCGCGACAAGGCCCACGCCTACTCGCAGGATGGCGGCCTGGCTGTCTTGTACGGCAACCTGGCCGAAAAGGGCTGCATCGTCAAGACGGCCGGCGTCGATGAAAGCATCTTGAAATTCTCGGGCAAGGCACGCGTGTTCGAAAGCCAGGATTCCGCTGTGGAAGCGATTCTGGCCGATACCGTGCACGAAGGCGACGTCGTCATCATCCGCTACGAAGGCCCGAAAGGCGGCCCCGGCATGCAGGAAATGCTGTACCCGACTTCGTACATCAAGTCGAAGGGCCTGGGCAAGGCGTGCGCGCTGTTCACGGACGGGCGCTTCTCGGGCGGTTCCTCGGGCCTGGTGATCGGCCATGCTTCGCCGGAAGCGGCCGAAGGCGGCGCCATTGGCCTGGTGGAAGAGGGCGATTTCATCGACATCGATATCCCCGAGCGCCGTATCAACCTGCGCGTGACGGATGCGGAACTGGCCGCGCGCCGCGCCGCCATGGAAGCGAAGGGCGACGCGGCCTGGTTGCCCGTCAACCGCGACCGTTATGTCTCGCAGGCGCTGCAGGCGTATGCGGCCCTGACGACGTCGGCCGACCGGGGCGCCGTGCGCGACTTGTCGCAATTGAAGAAGCGCTGA
- a CDS encoding LysR family transcriptional regulator, with translation MNLELRQLRYFVTVAEELHFGRAAARLHMTQPPLSQTIMALEELLGAPLFVRTRREVQLTPAGTALLPEARRLLAQALDLPALVRRAAQGEAGRLSLAFVSSADYSVLPPLLRAYQAAYPQVQIALQEATSDLQLDELQAGRTDAGLLIPPLPEKAKGELDYLPVLAEPLVLAAPSGLDILTAPGPVRLRDVPPLPLIIFPRAISPALHDAILGVFRAAGITPQIGQEAIQMQTIVSLVSAGMGIALVPQSVSNLMRPGVEYRPLQDATPLVETGLAWRRDNPSAVLQGFLALLRKQIGHPAQ, from the coding sequence ATGAATCTGGAACTGCGCCAGCTGCGCTATTTCGTCACCGTCGCCGAAGAGCTGCACTTCGGCCGCGCCGCCGCGCGCCTGCACATGACGCAGCCGCCCCTGTCGCAAACCATCATGGCCCTGGAAGAACTGCTGGGCGCGCCCCTGTTCGTGCGCACGCGCCGCGAGGTGCAGCTGACGCCGGCCGGCACGGCCCTGCTGCCCGAGGCGCGCCGGCTGCTGGCGCAGGCACTGGATTTACCCGCGCTGGTGCGGCGGGCCGCGCAGGGCGAGGCGGGGCGTCTGAGCCTGGCCTTCGTTTCCTCGGCCGACTACAGCGTGCTGCCGCCCCTGCTGCGCGCTTACCAGGCGGCCTATCCGCAAGTGCAGATCGCCCTGCAGGAAGCCACGTCCGACCTGCAGCTCGACGAACTGCAGGCCGGGCGCACGGATGCGGGCCTGCTGATCCCGCCCCTGCCCGAGAAGGCGAAAGGGGAACTCGACTACCTGCCCGTGCTGGCCGAACCGCTGGTGCTGGCCGCGCCCTCAGGCCTCGACATATTGACCGCGCCGGGCCCCGTGCGCCTGCGCGACGTGCCGCCCCTGCCCTTGATCATTTTTCCGCGCGCCATTTCTCCCGCCCTGCACGACGCCATCCTCGGCGTGTTCCGCGCGGCCGGCATCACGCCGCAGATCGGCCAGGAAGCGATACAGATGCAGACCATCGTCAGCCTCGTCTCGGCTGGCATGGGCATCGCGCTTGTGCCACAATCGGTATCGAATCTGATGCGCCCGGGCGTAGAATACAGGCCGCTGCAGGACGCCACGCCGCTGGTGGAAACGGGCCTGGCCTGGCGCCGCGACAATCCGTCCGCCGTGCTGCAAGGTTTTTTGGCGCTGCTGCGCAAGCAGATAGGCCACCCAGCGCAATAA
- a CDS encoding branched-chain amino acid ABC transporter substrate-binding protein: MLLKTKVLPLAIALAFAGHAGAQEIIKIGHVAPVSGASSHLGKDNENAANMAIEDLNAKGFKIDGKAVKFVLVPEDDAADPKQGTAVAQKLVDAKVNGVIGHLNSGTTIPASRIYFNAGIPQISPAATNPTYTQQKFNTAFRVVANDNKLGGTLGAYAVGKLQAKKIAVIDDRTAYGQGVAEQFVKGAKKAAPGVQIVGKEFTNANATDFNAILTSIKSKNPDLIFFGGMDSVGGPMLRQMKALGIKAKFMGGDGLCTEPLGKLAGDAVGENMVTCAEAGGVTGAQQKGMDDFRARYKQKYNMDVQLYAPYVYDAVMTMATAMQDAKSSKPSVYLPFLAKVHYQGVTGPISFDANGDIKDGALTLFTYRDGKKTKMEVVK, from the coding sequence ATGCTGCTCAAGACCAAAGTCCTTCCACTCGCCATCGCCCTCGCCTTTGCCGGCCATGCGGGCGCACAGGAAATCATCAAGATAGGCCACGTCGCCCCGGTCTCTGGCGCCAGCTCCCACCTGGGCAAGGATAACGAGAACGCGGCCAATATGGCCATCGAGGATTTGAACGCCAAAGGCTTCAAGATCGACGGCAAGGCCGTGAAATTCGTGCTGGTGCCCGAAGATGACGCAGCCGACCCCAAGCAGGGCACGGCCGTGGCGCAGAAGCTGGTCGACGCCAAGGTCAACGGTGTCATCGGCCACCTGAACTCGGGCACGACGATTCCCGCCTCGCGCATTTACTTCAATGCCGGCATTCCGCAGATTTCGCCGGCCGCCACCAACCCGACCTATACCCAGCAAAAATTCAACACGGCCTTCCGCGTCGTGGCCAATGACAACAAGCTGGGGGGAACTTTGGGCGCGTATGCCGTGGGCAAGCTGCAGGCGAAGAAAATCGCCGTCATCGATGACCGTACGGCCTACGGCCAGGGCGTGGCCGAACAGTTCGTCAAGGGCGCCAAGAAGGCGGCGCCTGGCGTGCAAATCGTCGGCAAGGAATTTACCAATGCTAACGCGACGGACTTCAACGCCATCCTGACCAGCATCAAGTCGAAAAATCCCGACCTGATCTTCTTTGGCGGCATGGATTCCGTGGGCGGCCCCATGCTGCGCCAGATGAAGGCGCTGGGCATCAAGGCCAAGTTCATGGGCGGCGACGGCCTGTGCACGGAGCCGCTGGGCAAGCTGGCCGGCGACGCCGTGGGCGAAAACATGGTCACCTGCGCGGAAGCGGGCGGCGTGACGGGCGCGCAGCAAAAAGGCATGGACGATTTCCGCGCCCGCTACAAGCAGAAATACAATATGGACGTGCAGCTGTACGCGCCATACGTCTACGATGCCGTGATGACCATGGCCACCGCCATGCAGGATGCGAAGTCGTCGAAACCGTCCGTCTACCTGCCGTTCCTGGCCAAGGTGCACTACCAGGGCGTGACGGGCCCGATCTCGTTCGACGCCAACGGTGACATCAAGGATGGCGCGCTGACCTTGTTCACCTATCGGGACGGCAAGAAAACCAAGATGGAAGTGGTCAAATAA
- the groES gene encoding co-chaperone GroES, producing MNLRPLNDRVIVKRLDQETKTASGLIIPDAAAEKPDQGEVLAVGNGKILDDGKVRPLDVKVGDRVLFGKYAGQTVKVDGDELLVMREEDIMAIVVK from the coding sequence ATGAATCTGCGCCCATTGAACGATCGCGTCATCGTCAAACGCCTCGACCAGGAAACCAAGACTGCGTCCGGCCTCATCATTCCTGATGCAGCTGCTGAAAAACCGGATCAAGGCGAAGTCCTTGCCGTAGGCAATGGCAAGATTCTCGACGACGGCAAAGTCCGTCCTCTGGATGTCAAAGTGGGCGACCGCGTCCTGTTCGGCAAGTACGCCGGCCAAACCGTCAAAGTTGACGGCGATGAGCTGCTGGTCATGCGCGAAGAAGACATCATGGCGATCGTCGTCAAGTAA
- a CDS encoding NAD-dependent epimerase/dehydratase family protein has translation MDKTALVLGATGGIGGEMVRQLLAAGWQVRALTRGEMPSPRGDNVEWLRGDALSRADVQAAAKGCAVIVHAVNPPGYRNWGQLVLPMLDNTIAAAIAENATIVLPGTVYNFGPDAFPVLAEDAPQRPQTRKGAIRVELEARLESAATQGARVIIVRAGDFFGPRAGNNWFAQGLVKPGQRVRSVLYPGAPGVGHQWSYLPDVARTMVQLLAVRASLPAFARFHMAGHWDDDGRQMTGAIARVVEQATGAAPAIRRFPWWLVTLASPFVATLREMREMRYLWKTPLSMDNTRLLAVLGQEPHTPLDEAVRATLQGMGNLHKAAGKKNAPGLPAR, from the coding sequence ATGGACAAAACAGCATTGGTACTGGGCGCCACGGGCGGCATCGGCGGCGAGATGGTGCGCCAGCTCTTGGCGGCAGGCTGGCAGGTGCGCGCCTTGACGCGGGGAGAGATGCCATCGCCACGCGGCGATAACGTCGAGTGGCTGCGCGGCGACGCCCTGTCGCGCGCGGACGTGCAGGCGGCAGCCAAGGGCTGCGCCGTCATCGTGCACGCCGTCAACCCTCCCGGCTACCGGAACTGGGGCCAGCTGGTGCTGCCCATGCTCGACAACACCATCGCCGCGGCGATTGCCGAAAACGCCACCATCGTGCTGCCCGGTACCGTGTACAACTTCGGTCCCGACGCCTTTCCCGTACTGGCGGAAGACGCGCCGCAGCGCCCGCAAACGCGCAAGGGCGCCATCCGCGTGGAACTGGAAGCGCGGCTGGAATCGGCCGCCACGCAGGGCGCCAGGGTCATCATCGTGCGCGCGGGCGACTTCTTCGGCCCCCGCGCCGGCAATAACTGGTTTGCGCAGGGCCTCGTGAAACCGGGCCAGCGCGTGCGCAGCGTGCTGTATCCGGGCGCGCCCGGCGTGGGCCACCAGTGGTCCTACCTGCCCGACGTGGCGCGCACGATGGTGCAATTGCTGGCCGTACGCGCCAGCTTGCCCGCGTTTGCGCGCTTTCACATGGCAGGGCACTGGGACGACGATGGCCGGCAAATGACGGGCGCGATTGCCCGCGTGGTGGAGCAGGCAACAGGAGCTGCGCCCGCCATCCGGCGTTTCCCGTGGTGGCTGGTGACGCTGGCGTCGCCGTTCGTGGCGACCCTGCGCGAAATGCGCGAGATGCGCTATCTGTGGAAAACGCCCCTGTCCATGGACAATACACGGCTGCTGGCCGTGCTGGGCCAGGAACCGCATACGCCGCTGGACGAAGCGGTGCGGGCGACGTTGCAGGGCATGGGCAACCTGCATAAGGCAGCGGGCAAAAAAAACGCGCCGGGATTGCCGGCGCGCTAA
- a CDS encoding DUF904 domain-containing protein has product MISEFNELSDKIGLLAEMTHALRRENAQLRKDNAALSAENALYVQRMREAQERVEALLEKIPELVQAGLEQAASEAGAYIAENEKEA; this is encoded by the coding sequence ATGATTTCCGAATTCAACGAATTATCCGACAAAATAGGCCTGCTGGCCGAAATGACCCATGCGCTGCGCCGTGAAAACGCGCAACTGCGCAAGGATAACGCCGCCCTGTCCGCCGAAAACGCCCTGTACGTGCAACGCATGCGCGAGGCGCAGGAGCGGGTGGAAGCCTTGCTGGAAAAAATTCCCGAACTGGTGCAAGCGGGCCTGGAGCAAGCCGCTTCGGAAGCGGGCGCCTATATTGCCGAGAACGAGAAGGAAGCGTAA